Sequence from the Thermodesulfobacteriota bacterium genome:
TTCTGCCTGTGCTTTCTCTTTTCCGCTTATCCCTGACACCAGTTCCTCCGGAGGTTTAGGGAAGGTTGACATCGCCCAGATGATAATGGACACCAAAAGAATAATCGTTCCCGCTTTTTTAAGATAGTGCCAGGTCCTTTCCCACATATGGATGAAAAGACCTTTGAGGGTAGGCATTCGATATGGCGGAAGCTCCATTACAAAGGGGGTATGGGGACCCTTTAAAAGTGTAGATCTCAAAACTCTTGCAGTTAAAAGAGCAAAACCCCAGCTTAATATGGTAAGGGCAAACATCACCCTGGCCTCCGAAGCTGTAAAAAAAGCGGCAATTAATAAGGCATATATAGGTAGTTTTGCTCCACAGTTCATGAATGGGGAGACGAGTATAGTGGCAAGACGTTCTTTTGGATTTTTCAAGGTGCGAGTGGCCATCACTCCGCAGACAGCGCAGCCACCCGAAATACCGCCAGAAACAATCATGGCAAGAACCGAATTACCGTGAAGACCGAAATATCGCAGCAGTCTGTCAAGGAGAAAAGCCATACGTGCCATATATCCTGAGTCTTCAAGTATAGCAACTGCAAAAAACATAAGCATTATAAGCGGAACAAAACTTATCACACCTCCCACACCATTGATAATACCGTTTATTATCAATGACTTTATCAGACCGTCCGGCATCACTCCCGTTGCAACTTCCCTTGCCAGTCCAAAAAGTCTCTCGATCAGGCTTACTGGAACCTCACTTGTCCAAAAGACAAATGTGTACGTAAGATAGATTATTCCTCCTAAAAAAAGGGGACCAAAAGTGCGGTTTATTAATGCCTTGTCAACTTTATCCGAAAGGGTTAATCTCTCATCCATGATCCTTTGAACCACTTCCCGGCATACACTGGTTATATAACCGTACCTGTGATCCGCGATCAGCCCCTCCGGCACATCATCAAAGGTATACCGCACATGCCGTTCAAGTCTGTCAGCCCTTTTTAACAGATCTTCCCCTATATCACTATTCCTGACGAGTTTTTGAACTTGTTCATCCTGTTCCAGTAGTTTAATTGCAAGCCACCTGGGTGGATAGTGGTCAATTTTCAGGCTACTTTTCTGAATCATCCCGGTGAGTTCGTCAACGTGTCTATCCAATTCATTTCCATAACTTATGTTTATAGGATGCCATTCATCCTTTTTGGAAGCCAGGTTAACAACAACATCCAGGAGTTCCTTCATGCCTTTGCCTTTTGTTGCCACAGCCGGAACGACCGGTACCCCTAACAGCTTTGATAACCTGGTGGTATCGATTTTTAACCCTCTGGATTCAGCAAGATCCACCATATTCAGCACTATAATCAGCGGCACACCTATCTCCATAAACTGGATGGCCAGATAGAGGTTGCGCTCCAGATTAGAGGCATCTACCACATCTACAACCACATCGGGATGCTCTTCAACGACAAAGTCTCTTGCAACAAGTTCCTCCAGTGAGTACGCTGTTAAACTATATGTGCCTGGCAGGTCAACCACTTTAATCCTGAGATCGCCATGCTTAATCCTACCCCATTTTTTTTCGACCGTTACACCAGGATAGTTACCCACATGATGATGGGCTCCGGTAAGAGAATTAAAAACAGTAGTCTTCCCTGCGTTGGGATTCCCTGCCAGGGCTATAGTAATCTCTTTCACAATTACTTAACCCCTTGTATCCTTTCCACTTCTACGTCTGCAGCCTCATGACCCCGAAGGGTTAAATGATACCCCTTTACCTTGATCTCGATGGGGTCACCCAGTGTTGCCTTAGTTTCCACTTCCACGAGAGTACCTGGCACGACACCCATATCCCGGATACGACGACTTATCTCACCCCTATTGCGTATTCTGGTTATTTTGCCCTTTTCTCCTATCTCCAATTCGTTCAACCGTACAACTTCCATCATAAACACCATCTCCTTCAGTCCAACATTCAAGTAATACTTCACAGGGACCAGGGATCAGCAGCCTTTTATACAGGCCTAACCATGATCTTGTGTGCAACTCCCTGACCTATGCCCAGACGTGTACCCTTAACAGCGATCAGAAAAGGGCCAGGGCTTCCCTTACTGATAACCTGGACCTCGGTACCTATATTGAGTCCCATATCTGTTAATCTTCGAGCTATCCCCCTCCCACTGTTAAAGGCTTCGATTCGAACCTTTTCACCTGGCGATACCATCGTCAATGGCATGATGGGTTCCCTTTTTCCAAAACAATCAGAACAGAGACCATATATTTCCATCCTATGCTGAAGGTCATGGAACCCTTTCTTTCTCGCCAGTTGTGCCTGAAGGGTTTCGATTTCGGGGTCATAGAACTCTAGAATCTTTCCACAACGGATGCAGACAAGATGGTCATGATGACTACCTAAATGGAGGTGCTCATATCGGGGAGGCTGATCCTTAAAATCCTTCTCATTAGCAAAACCAAACCGAGTAAATAGTTTCAGATTCTCTGAAACAAAATCCTCAGAAAAATCAAGTCCTTTACCTTTAAGTACAGATGTGAGTTCGGCGGCAGTTGGATGATCCTCTAAATCGAGAAACACATCAAGTATACGGAGGCGCTCACCAATCCTATCAATGCCTTCCTGTTCGAAAATCACCTTAAACTGATGGTAAATCTCCTTATGTTCATTTTCCATAAAAGCTCCATTCATCGAATTTTGCTTGACTCGTAAAAAGTCAATTTTTACCTTCCTTCTCCAGGCAGTCCAAACAGTACCCTAAAAGCTCCAGTCTATGACCGGTCACTTCAAATCTGTGATTCCTTGAGAATCTCTCTTGAATGTCTAAGACCTCATCCTGTTTGAATTCAATGACCCTTCTACAGCCAAGACATCGAAAGTGACAGTGATGCTCATGCCCGTATACATGTTCGTAATGCATATGGCCATCTTCAAAGAAGACCTCTTTAATCAAACCGCTTTCAATAAGGAGAGGAATCGTTCTATATACAGATGCCTTCGATATATGTTTCTTCTTGTTTTTTAAGCGAAGATAAAGGGTATCCACATCGAAGTGGTCATGTGTTGAAAATATTTCCTTTATGACTACCTCTCTTTCAGGCGTATTCCTTAGTCCACTCTCCTTTATATAGTTCCTGAAGACCTCTATTTCGTCCATAGATACTTCAACAAAAGTACAATTATTATTGAGAATCTATTGCAATAATAATGCGCCACCTTTTCTTTGTCAAGGGAAAAATATTTGACTTGCCAATTAGTTTATTAAAATCTAATATATAAATTCCCGCTATTCTGTATTCTGCTGTATTCTGTCATTCCGTGCTCGATAAGCCTGCCCCGTACCTGATACGGGGGAATCCAGTCTTTTAGTTTTCTGGATTCCTGCTTTCGCAGGAATGACATATTGAGACCCTGTAGCAAGCTACGGGAAATTATCAAGTTAAAAAATCCAACTACCCCGATAGGATCGGGGCTTAAGGGTTAATGGGATCAAGGAAGAAGTTATGAGTTTTAAAAGGTCAGCCAGGCTAGAGCTATTTTCCTGGATGCTCTATGACTTTGCCAATACCTCTTTTACAGTAATGATCGTTACCTTTGTCTATTCTGTATATTTCAGGGATATAGTTTGCAAGGGGCTGGGAAATAAGGCTGATTTTCTATGGGGGCTTAGTGGCTCTATATCAATGGTTGTAGTCGCTCTATTTTCACCTGTTTTAGGCGCCATTGCTGACCATACCCAGGCAAAGAAGAAGTTCCTTATCTCCTTTGCCCTCTTGTGTATTGCATTCGGGGGTATGCTCTTTTTCATAAAAGAAGGGATGATCTTCGAAGGAATGCTCTTTTTCATAATCGCCAACATTGGTTTTGAGGGTGGAAATGTCTTTTACAATGCTTTCTTACCGGAGATTACTACCCAGGACAGGTACGGGCGAATATCCGGATATGGATGGGCACTGGGATATCTGGGGGCAATTGTCACAATATTTATGTGCAAACCGTTCCTATCAGGGGGGTTCGAGGAATCAAATCTGTCAAATGTCAGATTCACATTTCTCCTATCCGCCGTATTTTACCTTGTCTTTTC
This genomic interval carries:
- the feoB gene encoding ferrous iron transport protein B, giving the protein MKEITIALAGNPNAGKTTVFNSLTGAHHHVGNYPGVTVEKKWGRIKHGDLRIKVVDLPGTYSLTAYSLEELVARDFVVEEHPDVVVDVVDASNLERNLYLAIQFMEIGVPLIIVLNMVDLAESRGLKIDTTRLSKLLGVPVVPAVATKGKGMKELLDVVVNLASKKDEWHPINISYGNELDRHVDELTGMIQKSSLKIDHYPPRWLAIKLLEQDEQVQKLVRNSDIGEDLLKRADRLERHVRYTFDDVPEGLIADHRYGYITSVCREVVQRIMDERLTLSDKVDKALINRTFGPLFLGGIIYLTYTFVFWTSEVPVSLIERLFGLAREVATGVMPDGLIKSLIINGIINGVGGVISFVPLIMLMFFAVAILEDSGYMARMAFLLDRLLRYFGLHGNSVLAMIVSGGISGGCAVCGVMATRTLKNPKERLATILVSPFMNCGAKLPIYALLIAAFFTASEARVMFALTILSWGFALLTARVLRSTLLKGPHTPFVMELPPYRMPTLKGLFIHMWERTWHYLKKAGTIILLVSIIIWAMSTFPKPPEELVSGISGKEKAQAEVSYSVAGRIGKALEKITAPLGFDWRINIALMGGFAAKEVVVTSLGTVYSMGEVDPEASGVLSERIKREPNWNPLKAFTLMLFCMLYAPCFVTLAVIRKETESWKWTGFAMVYATVIAYVVSLVVYQAGRFLSIGM
- a CDS encoding FeoA family protein, whose protein sequence is MMEVVRLNELEIGEKGKITRIRNRGEISRRIRDMGVVPGTLVEVETKATLGDPIEIKVKGYHLTLRGHEAADVEVERIQGVK
- a CDS encoding transcriptional repressor encodes the protein MENEHKEIYHQFKVIFEQEGIDRIGERLRILDVFLDLEDHPTAAELTSVLKGKGLDFSEDFVSENLKLFTRFGFANEKDFKDQPPRYEHLHLGSHHDHLVCIRCGKILEFYDPEIETLQAQLARKKGFHDLQHRMEIYGLCSDCFGKREPIMPLTMVSPGEKVRIEAFNSGRGIARRLTDMGLNIGTEVQVISKGSPGPFLIAVKGTRLGIGQGVAHKIMVRPV
- a CDS encoding transcriptional repressor translates to MDEIEVFRNYIKESGLRNTPEREVVIKEIFSTHDHFDVDTLYLRLKNKKKHISKASVYRTIPLLIESGLIKEVFFEDGHMHYEHVYGHEHHCHFRCLGCRRVIEFKQDEVLDIQERFSRNHRFEVTGHRLELLGYCLDCLEKEGKN